The following coding sequences are from one Kogia breviceps isolate mKogBre1 chromosome X, mKogBre1 haplotype 1, whole genome shotgun sequence window:
- the CACNA1F gene encoding voltage-dependent L-type calcium channel subunit alpha-1F isoform X3 — protein sequence MAASEGGKGESRLPPLQTLGASLGSWQPFDILILLTIFANCVALGVYIPFPEDDSNTANHNLEQVEYVFLVIFTVETVLKIVAYGLVLHPSAYIRNGWNLLDFIIVVVGLFSVLLEQGPGRPGDAPHAGGKPGGFDVKALRAFRVLRPLRLVSGVPSLHIVLNSIMKALVPLLHIALLVLFVIIIYAIIGLELFLGRMHKTCYFLGSDIEAEEDPSPCASSGSGRACTLNQTECRGRWEGPNGGITNFDNFFFAMLTVFQCITMEGWTDVLYWMQDAMGYELPWVYFVSLVIFGSFFVLNLVLGVLSGEFSKEREKAKARGDFQKLREKQQLEEDLRGYLDWITQAEELDMEDPSADGNFGSVAQEGQASHRPQLAELTNRRRGRLHWFSHSTHSTHSTSSHASLPASDTGSMADTAGDEEEEEGSLASCTRCLNKIMKTSVCRCLRRANRGLRARCRRAVKSNACYWAVLLLVFLNTLTIASEHHGQPIWLTQIQEYANKVLLCLFTVEMLLKLYSLGPSVYVSSFFNRFDCFVVCGGILETTLVEVGAMQPLGISVLRCVRLLRIFKVTRHWASLSNLVASLLNSMKSIASLLLLLFLFIIIFSLLGMQLFGGKFNFDQTHTKRSTFDTFPQALLTVFQILTGEDWNVVMYDGIMAYGGPFFPGMLVCVYFIILFICGNYILLNVFLAIAVDNLASGDAGIDKDKGREKNTEETAQENGALVPGGENEEEEGAKNEGAGMEEEEEEEEEEEEEEEGGAGHVELLQEVVPKEKVVPIPEGSAFFCLSQTNPLRKACHTLIHHHVFTNLILVFIILSSVSLAAEDPIRAHSFRNHILGYFDYAFTSIFTVEILLKMTVFGAFLHHGSFCRSWFNLLDLLVVSVSLISFGIHSSAISVVKILRVLRVLRPLRAINRAKGLKHVVQCVFVAIRTIGNIMIVTTLLQFMFACIGVQLFKGKFYSCTDEAKHTPQECKGSFLVYPDGDVSRPLVRERLWVNSDFNFDNVLSAMMALFTVSTFEGWPALLYKAIDANAENKGPIYNYHVEISVFFIVYIIIIAFFMMNIFVGFVIITFRAQGEQEYQDCELDKNQRQCVEYALKAQPLRRYIPKNPHQYRVWATVNSAAFEYLMFLLILLNTVALAMQHYEQTAPFNYVMDILNMVFTGLFTVEMVLKIIAFKPKHYFTDAWNTFDALIVVGSVVDIAVTEVNNGGHLGESSEDSSRISITFFRLFRVMRLVKLLSKGEGIRTLLWTFIKSFQALPYVALLIAMIFFIYAVIGMQIFGKVALQDGTQINRNNNFQTFPQAVLLLFRCATGEAWQEIMLASLPGSRCDPESDFGPGEEFSCGSNFAIAYFISFFMLCAFLIINLFVAVIMDNFDYLTRDWSILGPHHLDEFKRIWSEYDPGAKGRIKHLDVVALLRRIQPPLGFGKLCPHRVACKRLVAMNMPLNSDGTVTFNATLFALVRTSLKIKTEGNLEQANQELRIVIKKIWKRMKQKLLDEVIPPADEEEVTVGKFYATFLIQDYFRKFRRRKEKGLLGAEAPPSTSSALQAGLRSLQDLGPEMRQALTCDTDEEEEEEKGQEGEEEEDEKHPETYKAPMGSQPPSRRSSVISVSLPAWDKPPDSLSLGPSDDDGGAPNSRKSSVPQAGSHTHRRSSGVLIFTIPEEGSSQSKATEGQEKQDEQEEVPSQLSYLDEQAGAPPRPILLPPHKPQRYVDGHQAPRRRLLPPTPAGRKPSFTIQCLRRQGSCEDLPIPGTYHRGRNSGPSRAQGSWATPPQRGRLLYAPLLLVEEGAAADRYLGKSSSPLHTFTCLHVPGTHSDPNHGKRGSADSLVEAVLISEGLGLFAQDPRFVALAKREIADACRLTLDEMDSAASDLLAQGTSSLYSDEESILSRFDEEDLGDEMACVHAL from the exons ATGGCGGCATCTGAAGGCGGGAAAGGTGAGAGCAGGCTTCCACCCCTGCAGACCCTTGGAGCAAGCCTGGGCTCT TGGCA GCCCTTCGACATCCTCATCCTGCTGACCATCTTTGCCAACTGCGTGGCCCTTGGGGTCTACATCCCCTTCCCAGAGGATGACTCCAACACTGCCAACCACAACCTG GAGCAGGTGGAGTACGTATTCTTGGTGATTTTCACCGTGGAGACCGTGCTCAAGATCGTGGCCTACGGGCTGGTGCTCCACCCCAGCGCCTACATCCGCAATGGCTGGAACCTGCTCGACTTCATCATCGTCGTGGTCGG GCTGTTCAGCGTGCTGCTGGAGCAGGGGCCCGGACGCCCGGGGGACGCCCCGCATGCCGGAGGGAAGCCGGGGGGCTTCGATGTGAAGGCGTTGCGGGCGTTTCGGGTGCTGAGGCCACTGAGGCTGGTGTCCGGGGTCCCGA GCCTGCACATAGTGCTCAATTCCATCATGAAGGCGCTGGTGCCGCTGCTGCATATCGCACTTCTCGTGCTCTTTGTCATCATCATTTACGCCATCATCGGACTCGAGCTGTTCCTCGGACGCATGCACAAAACGTGCTACTTCCTGGGATCTG ACATAGAGGCGGAGGAGGACCCATCGCCCTGTGCGTCATCGGGATCGGGGCGTGCTTGTACGCTGAACCAGACCGAGTGCCGCGGACGCTGGGAAGGTCCCAACGGAGGCATCACCAACTTCGACAATTTCTTCTTCGCCATGCTGACAGTCTTCCAGTGCATCACCATGGAAGGCTGGACTGACGTGCTCTACTGG aTGCAGGATGCCATGGGGTATGAGCTGCCCTGGGTGTATTTCGTGAGTCTtgtcatctttggatccttcttCGTCCTCAACCTTGTACTTGGTGTCCTGAGTGG AGAGTTCtccaaggagagggagaaggcaaaAGCACGAGGGGACTTCCAGAAGCTTCGAGAGAAGCAGCAGCTGGAGGAGGACCTGCGGGGCTACCTGGACTGGATCACACAGGCGGAGGAGCTGGACATGGAGGACCCCTCAGCTGATGGCAACTTTGGTTCTGTGGCTCAagagggccaggccagccacC GGCCACAACTGGCAGAGCTGACCAATAGGAGACGAGGACGTCTGCACTGGTTCAGTCACTCCACCCACTCCACCCACTCCACCAGCAGCCACG CCAGCCTCCCAGCCAGTGACACCGGTTCGATGGCAGATACCGCAGGcgatgaggaagaggaagaggggtcTCTGGCCAGCTGTACACGCTGCCT AAACAAGATCATGAAAACCAGTGTCTG CCGCTGCCTCCGCCGAGCCAACCGGGGCCTTCGGGCGCGCTGCCGGCGGGCTGTGAAGTCTAATGCCTGCTACTGGGCCGTGCTGCTGCTCGTCTTCCTCAACACGCTGACCATCGCCTCGGAGCACCACGGGCAGCCCATCTGGCTCACCCAGATCCAGG agTATGCCAACAAAGTGTTGCTCTGTCTGTTCACGGTGGAGATGCTTCTCAAGTTATATAGTCTGGGGCCCTCTGTCTACGTCTCCTCCTTCTTCAACCGCTTTGACTGCTTCGTGGTCTGTGGGGGCATCCTGGAGACCACCCTGGTGGAGGTGGGCGCCATGCAGCCCCTGGGCATCTCGGTGCTCCGCTGTGTGCGCCTCCTCAGGATCTTTAAGGtcaccag GCACTGGGCATCTCTGAGCAATTTAGTGGCGTCCCTGCTCAATTCGATGAAATCCATTGCATCCTTgctgcttctcctcttcctctttatcATCATCTTCTCCCTGCTTGGCATGCAGCTGTTTGGGGGCAAGTTCAACTTTGACCAGACCCACACCAAGCGAAGCACCTTTGACACCTTCCCCCAGGCCCTCCTCACTGTCTTTCAG ATCCTGACAGGTGAGGACTGGAATGTGGTCATGTATGATGGTATCATGGCCTATGGTGGCCCCTTCTTCCCAGGGATGCTGGTATGCGTGTACTTCATCATCCTCTTCATCTGTGGCAACT ACATCCTGTTGAATGTGTTTCTTGCCATTGCTGTGGACAACCTGGCCAGTGGAGATGCAGGCATTGACAAGGACAAGGGCAG GGAGAAGAACACTGAGGAAACTGCACAGGAGAATGGAGCACTG GTGCCTGGTGGGgagaatgaggaagaggaaggtgCAAAAAATGAAGGAGCAG gcatggaggaggaggaggaggaggaggaggaggaagaggaggaggaggaagggggtgcCGGGCATGTGGAACTCCTGCAGGAAGTTGTACCCAAGGAGAAGGTGGTACCCATCCCTGAGGGCAGcgccttcttctgcctcagccaAACCAACCC GCTGAGGAAGGCCTGCCACACCCTCATCCACCATCACGTCTTCACCAATCTTATCCTGGTGTTCATCATCCTCAGCAGTGTGTCCCTGGCAGCTGAGGACCCCATCCGAGCCCACTCCTTCCGCAACCAC ATTCTGGGGTACTTCGATTATGCCTTCACCTCCATTTTCACCGTGGAGATTCTACTAAAG ATGACAGTGTTTGGGGCTTTCCTGCACCATGGCTCTTTCTGCCGTAGCTGGTTCAATCTGTTGGATCTTCTGGTGGTCAGCGTGTCCCTCATCTCCTTTGGCATCCA CTCCAGTGCCATCTCGGTGGTGAAGATTCTTCGAGTACTCCGAGTACTACGGCCCCTCCGAGCCATCAACAGGGCTAAAGGACTCAAG CACGTGGTGCAGTGTGTGTTCGTGGCCATCCGGACCATCGGGAATATCATGATTGTGACCACGCTCCTGCAATTCATGTTCGCCTGCATTGGTGTGCAGCTCTTCAAG GGGAAATTCTACAGTTGTACTGATGAGGCCAAACACACACCCCAAGAATGCAA GGGCTCCTTCCTGGTCTACCCCGATGGAGATGTGTCAAGGCCCCTGGTCCGGGAGCGGCTCTGGGTCAACAGTGATTTCAACTTTGACAATGTCCTTTCAGCCATGATGGCCCTGTTCACTGTCTCCACCTTCGAAGGCTGGCCTGC GCTGCTGTATAAGGCCATCGATGCAAACGCAGAGAACAAGGGCCCCATCTATAATTACCACGTGGAGATCTCAGTGTTCTTCATTGTCTACATCATCATCATTGCTTTCTTCATGATGAACATCTTTGTGGGCTTCGTCATCATCACCTTCCGTGCCCAGGGCGAGCAGGAGTACCAAGACTGTGAGCTGGACAAGAACCAG CGCCAGTGTGTGGAGTATGCCCTcaaggcccagccactccgccgcTATATCCCCAAGAACCCGCATCAGTATCGGGTGTGGGCCACTGTGAACTCTGCTGCCTTCGAGTATCTCATGTTCCTGCTCATCCTGCTCAACACGGTTGCTCTAGCCATGCAG CACTATGAGCAGACTGCTCCCTTCAACTATGTCATGGACATCCTCAACATGGTTTTCACTGGCCTCTTCACTGTTGAGATGGTGCTCAAAATCATTGCCTTCAAACCCAAG CATTACTTTACTGATGCCTGGAACACGTTTGATGCTCTTATTGTGGTGGGCAGCGTAGTGGACATTGCCGTCACTGAAGTCAAC AATGGTGGCCACCTTGGCGAG AGCTCTGAGGACAGTTCCCGCATTTCGATCACATTCTTTCGCCTCTTCCGAGTCATGCGGCTGGTCAAGCTTCTCAGTAAGGGTGAAGGGATTCGCACATTACTCTGGACATTCATCAAGTCCTTCCAG GCCTTGCCCTATGTGGCTCTTCTCATCGCAATGATATTCTTCATTTACGCAGTCATTGGGATGCAG ATTTTCGGCAAGGTGGCTCTTCAGGATGGCACACAGATCAACCGAAACAACAACTTCCAGACCTTTCCACAGGCTGTGCTGCTTTTGTTCag GTGTGCTACTGGTGAGGCATGGCAGGAGATAATGCTTGCCAGCCTTCCTGGGAGCCGGTGTGACCCTGAGTCTGACTTCGGCCCTGGTGAGGAGTTTAGCTGTGGTAGCAATTTTGCCATAGCCTATTTTATCAGCTTCTTCATGCTCTGTGCATTCCTG ATCATAAATCTCTTTGTGGCTGTGATCATGGACAACTTTGATTATCTAACCAGAGACTGGTCCATCCTGGGCCCCCATCACCTCGATGAATTCAAGAGGATCTGGTCTGAATATGACCCCGGGGCCAA AGGCCGCATCAAGCACCTGGATGTGGTTGCCCTGCTGAGACGCATCCAGCCACCACTGGGATTCGGGAAGCTGTGCCCACACCGGGTGGCCTGCAAG AGACTTGTGGCGATGAACATGCCTCTCAACTCAGATGGGACAGTGACATTCAATGCCACACTCTTTGCCCTCGTTCGGACATCCCTGAAGATCAAGACAGAAg GGAACCTGGAGCAAGCCAATCAGGAGCTGCGGattgtcatcaaaaagatctgGAAGCGGATGAAGCAGAAGCTGCTAGATGAGGTCATCCCCCCAGCTGACG AGGAAGAAGTTACCGTGGGCAAATTCTACGCCACATTTCTGATCCAGGACTATTTCCGCAAATTCCGGCGGAGGAAAGAAAAGGGGCTACTAGGGGCCGAGGCTCCCCCAAGCACCTCCTCTGCCCTTCAG GCTGGTCTGAGGAGCCTGCAAGACTTGGGTCCTGAGATGCGGCAGGCCCTCACCTGTGAcacagatgaggaggaggaggaggaaaaggggcaggagggagaggaggaggaagatgagaagCACCCGGAAACATACAAA GCCCCAAtgggctcccagcccccatctcgCCGGAGCTCTGTGATTTCTGTGTCTCTGCCTGCCTGGGACAAACCACCAGATTCACTTTCCCTTGGGCCCAGTGATGACGATGGGGGTGCTCCCAACTCCAGAAAGTCCAGTGTGCCCCAGGCTGGGTCCCACACCCACAG GAGAAGCTCTGGGGTTCTCATTTTCACCATTCCGGAAGAAGGAAGTTCTCAGTCCAAGGCAACCGAAGGGCAAGAGAAGCAGGATGAACAAGAGGAAGTCCCCAGCCA GCTCTCCTACCTAGATGAGCAGGCAGGGGCTCCCCCACGCCCCATCCTTTTGCCACCTCACAAACCCCAGAGATATGTGGATGGCCACCAAGCACCACGCCGCCGTCTGCTGCCCCCAACGCCTGCAG GCCGGAAGCCTTCCTTCACCATCCAGTGTCTGCGGCGCCAGGGCAGTTGTGAAGATTTACCCATCCCAGGCACCTATCATCGTGGGCGCAACTCAGGGCCCAGCAGGGCAcag GGTTCCTGGGCAACCCCTCCTCAGCGGGGCCGGCTCCTATACGCCCCACTGTTATTGGTGGAGGAGGGTGCAGCAGCGGACAGATACCTCGGCAAATCCAGCAGTCCACTGCACACCTTCACCTGTCTGCACGTACCTGGAACCCACTCAGACCCCAACCACGGCAAAAGGGGCAGTGCTGACAGCCTGGTGGAGGCT GTGCTCATCTCTGAGGGCTTGGGCCTGTTTGCCCAAGACCCGCGCTTCGTGGCCCTGGCCAAGCGGGAGATTGCAGATGCATGTCGCCTGACACTGGACGAGATGGACAGTGCTGCCAGTGACCTGCTGGCACAGGGGACCAGCTCACTTTATAGTGACGAGGAGTCCATCCTCTCCCGCTTCGATGAGGAGGACCTGGGAGACGAGATGGCCTGCGTCCATGCCCTCTGA